From the genome of Vitis riparia cultivar Riparia Gloire de Montpellier isolate 1030 chromosome 2, EGFV_Vit.rip_1.0, whole genome shotgun sequence, one region includes:
- the LOC117907463 gene encoding uncharacterized protein LOC117907463: MCDLPAYEQSRKYFKQSGSGFSGLEVYGEASGCGAPENTLSRSCFPGSQEICSPEEQRNLVFSSIYRGWIFELVEMATDGMPYLWKFSWTHWVNLSCPCN, from the exons ATGTGTGATCTCCCTGCTTATGAACAAAGCAGAAAG TATTTTAAGCAATCAGGAAGTGGTTTTTCAGGTTTAGAGGTTTATGGAGAAGCTTCTGGATGTGGAGCCCCTGAGAATACCTTATCAAGGAGCTGTTTCCCAGGCAGCCAAGAAATTTG TAGTCCTGAAGAACAGAGGAATCTCGTCTTTTCAAGCATATATAGAGGGTGGATCTTTGAACtt GTGGAGATGGCGACTGATGGCATGCCTTATTTATGGAAATTTTCATGGACTCACTGGGTAAATCTTTCAT GTCCTTGTAACTGA